In the genome of Amphiura filiformis chromosome 4, Afil_fr2py, whole genome shotgun sequence, one region contains:
- the LOC140150799 gene encoding uncharacterized protein, whose translation MSRRTINQRRVMLWTIPRSISTAFERCISGLDDVAVIHEPYTTAYYFGPDRQYLQTPFLPVEFGYSYQNIREKLEGEYADKQLVFCKDHAYSLDGRYDKIPQGFTHTILIRAPAKSMSSFYEICTSPILLNYGLLKRVMPEGYAFKQLYELYEHIKTHYGQEPTIIDADDLIEYPEQMVRRYCEAIGVEFKDSMLDWDPTVNVTRTWSSTMKLLQHVGVYEKALRSDGFHASRPKVVDTSALPEDVKDAIKVCQPYYDKLYENRLIPEDRETEV comes from the coding sequence ATGTCACGACGCACCATCAACCAAAGACGGGTGATGCTTTGGACCATTCCCCGCAGCATCTCCACAGCCTTTGAGCGCTGCATAAGTGGTCTTGATGATGTTGCCGTCATCCATGAACCATACACAACAGCTTACTACTTCGGACCAGATCGTCAGTACCTCCAGACCCCATTCCTCCCCGTTGAATTCGGCTATAGTTACCAAAACATCAGAGAGAAATTAGAAGGAGAGTATGCAGACAAGCAACTGGTTTTCTGCAAAGATCACGCGTACAGCCTGGATGGACGCTACGACAAAATCCCCCAAGGTTTCACCCACACCATTCTGATCCGTGCACCAGCAAAAAGCATGTCATCGTTCTACGAAATCTGCACTTCTCCTATTCTTCTCAACTACGGACTCTTGAAACGTGTCATGCCTGAAGGATACGCCTTCAAACAGCTTTATGAGTTGTACGAACATATCAAGACACATTATGGACAAGAGCCTACAATTATTGATGCCGATGATTTGATAGAATACCCAGAGCAGATGGTGAGACGCTACTGTGAAGCCATCGGGGTAGAATTCAAAGATTCCATGTTAGATTGGGACCCTACTGTCAATGTCACGCGTACTTGGTCCAGTACCATGAAGCTCTTACAACATGTCGGTGTCTACGAGAAGGCGTTGAGGAGTGACGGCTTCCATGCTAGTAGACCTAAAGTTGTGGACACCTCGGCACTTCCGGAAGATGTCAAGGATGCTATCAAAGTTTGCCAGCCTTATTATGATAAGCTTTACGAGAATAGATTGATACCTGAAGATAGAGAAACTGAGGTGTAA
- the LOC140149769 gene encoding uncharacterized protein — MSTDITNLRRVLLWTIPRSISTAFERCVAGLDNVAIIHEPYTTAYYFGPDRQYLQTPFLPVEYGYSYQNIKDQLEGDHKDKQLVFCKDHAYSLDKRYDKIPSGFTHTILIRDPAKSMSSFYDVCTMPVCLNYGLLRHVLPEGYAFKELYELYEYIKNNLGQEPTIMDADDLIQYPEQMVRRYCDAIGVEFTNAMLDWDPSTSVTTTWSSTMKLLKQVGVYEKALSSNGFTPRKPKVLDLSSLPEDVQIAVKICQPYYDKLYEKRIVPENRETEV, encoded by the coding sequence ATGTCGACGGACATTACCAATCTTAGGCGAGTTCTCCTATGGACCATTCCCCGCAGTATCTCCACAGCATTCGAGCGATGCGTTGCAGGGTTGGACAACGTTGCCATCATTCACGAACCATACACCACAGCATACTACTTCGGTCCAGATCGCCAGTACCTGCAGACCCCGTTCCTCCCCGTTGAATATGGCTACAGCTATCAGAATATTAAAGATCAGCTTGAAGGAGACCATAAAGACAAACAACTAGTGTTTTGCAAAGACCATGCGTACAGTCTCGACAAGCGTTATGATAAGATCCCAAGTGGTTTCACTCATACCATTCTGATCCGAGATCCTGCTAAAAGTATGTCTTCCTTCTACGATGTATGTACAATGCCTGTGTGTCTCAACTATGGTCTCTTAAGACATGTCCTACCAGAAGGTTACGCTTTTAAAGAGCTCTATGAGCTGTATGAGTACATTAAGAACAACTTAGGACAAGAACCAACCATAATGGATGCAGATGATCTCATCCAGTATCCAGAACAAATGGTGAGACGTTACTGTGATGCGATTGGTGTTGAATTCACGAACGCCATGCTGGATTGGGATCCATCCACCAGCGTTACTACCACGTGGTCTAGTACCATGAAGCTACTCAAGCAAGTCGGTGTGTATGAGAAGGCTCTTAGTAGCAATGGATTTACCCCAAGGAAGCCGAAGGTCTTGGATTTGTCATCGTTGCCCGAAGATGTCCAAATTGCTGTCAAAATCTGCCAGCCATATTATGACAAACTATATGAGAAGAGGATTGTTCCTGAAAACAGGGAGACTGAAGTATAG